A window of the Cuculus canorus isolate bCucCan1 chromosome 3, bCucCan1.pri, whole genome shotgun sequence genome harbors these coding sequences:
- the TENT5A gene encoding terminal nucleotidyltransferase 5A, whose translation MADDERAGEGSAGGCESAQCNVLSWEQVQRLDRILSETIPIHGRGNFPTLAMQPRQIVKVVRSRLEEKGIALRDVRLNGSAASHVLHQDSGLGYKDLDLIFCADLKGEAEFQTVKDVVLDCLLDFLPEGVNKEKITPLTLKEAYVQKMVKVCNDSDRWSLISLSNNSGKNVELKFVDSLRRQFEFSVDSFQIKLDSLLLFYECSENPMTETFHPTIIGESVYGDFQEAFDHLCNKIIATRNPEEIRGGGLLKYCNLLVRGFRAASESEIKSLQRYMCSRFFIDFSDIGEQQRKLESYLQNHFVGLEDRKYDYLMTLHGVVNESTVCLMGHERRQTLNLITMLAIRVLAEQNIIPNVANVTCYYQPAPYVADANFSNYYIAQVQTVFPCQQHTYSTWLPCN comes from the exons ATGGCAGACGATGAGAGAGCCGGCGAGGGTTCCGCGGGCGGCTGCGAGAGCGCGCAGTGCAACGTGCTGAGCTGGGAGCAAGTGCAGAGGCTGGACCGCATCCTCAGCGAGACCATCCCCATCCACGGCCGGGGCAACTTCCCCACGCTGGCCATGCAGCCCCGCCAGATCGTCAAGGTGGTGCGGAGCcggctggaggagaagggcatCGCCCTGCGGGACGTGCGGCTCAACGGCTCGGCCGCCAGCCACGTCCTGCACCAGGACAGCGGGCTGGGCTACAAGGACTTGGACCTCATCTTCTGCGCCGACCTCAAAGGGGAAGCCGAGTTTCAGACTGTGAAGGACGTGGTCTTGGATTGCCTCTTAGATTTCTTACCCGAGGGGGTGAACAAGGAGAAGATCACGCCGCTCACCCTCAAG GAGGCTTATGTGCAGAAAATGGTAAAAGTATGCAATGATTCAGACCGATGGAGTCTCATCTCTCTGTCCAACAACAGTGGCAAAAATGTGGAGCTGAAATTTGTGGACTCTCTGAGGCGGCAGTTTGAATTCAGTGTCGATTCCTTTCAAATCAAGCTGGACTCCCTGCTGCTCTTTTATGAGTGCTCAGAGAATCCTATGACTGAGACTTTTCACCCGACTATCATTGGTGAGAGCGTCTATGGGGATTTCCAGGAAGCCTTTGATCACCTCTGCAACAAGATAATTGCCACCAGAAACCCAGAAGAAATCAGAGGAGGTGGTCTGCTGAAGTACTGCAACCTTTTGGTAAGGGGCTTTAGGGCTGCCTCCGAATCCGAGATTAAGTCCCTGCAGAGATACATGTGTTCAAGGTTTTTTATTGACTTCTCAGACATTggagaacagcagagaaagctgGAGTCCTACTTGCAGAACCACTTTGTGGGATTAGAGGACCGCAAGTATGACTATCTCATGACCCTTCATGGTGTGGTGAATGAGAGCACAGTGTGCCTGATGGGACATGAGAGGAGACAGACTCTGAATCTTATCACCATGCTGGCCATCCGGGTCCTGGCTGAGCAAAATATCATCCCCAATGTGGCCAATGTCACCTGCTACTACCAGCCAGCCCCGTATGTAGCAGATGCCAACTTCAGCAATTACTATATTGCCCAGGTTCAGACGGTGTTCCCTTGCCAGCAGCACACATACTCTACTTGGCTGCCCTGTAATTAA